The region TTACCAGACTGATTGCCTCCGGAAACTTTCCGTTGGAATTCCTGGACGGGCACACGTCAATTTCCTTCTGCATCAGGCGTACCGTGTTAATCCGCACCGGGTCATGAGGCCATCCCACCAGGGCAGTCCTTCCTCCATGGCACACGTAATTATGCATGTTCTCCAGAATGACCGGAGCTCCTGTACAATCAATCATGGCCTCAGGCAGCTTGCCGCCTGTCACCTCCCGCAGATACTCCTCCACATTTCCATCCCCGGAATTAAAGGTGCATGGTACCCCCAGCTCCTTTGCGTAATCCAGACGCTTTTGCAGCACATCCACCAGTATGGGGGTCGCGCCGTAATTGATGCAGGCAAATGCAGCCATAAGGCCGATGATGCCGGCTCCGAACACGGCGCAGTGCTCCCCCTTTGATACCCTGGCCCTGGCGGCCCCGTGAAGGCCGATGGTTAAGGGTTCCACCAGGGCTGCATGGGTAAAGGTCAATTCATCGGGAAGCTTATATAAAAGCTGCACCGGATGAAGGAAATACTCGGACATCATGCCGTCCTTATGTACGCCGCACACATGCAGGTCCGCGCAGTTATTGAAGCGCCCCGCCGCGCACATATGGCACTTATTACAGGGCACATAGGGTTCCAGGGCCACCCGGTCGCCCGGCTTTAACCCTTTGTCATTCTCCCCGATTTCCTGAATGACTCCCACGCCCTCATGGCCCAGCCCGTTAATGGGATAGCGCATGGTGGGGTTCACCCCCCTGTAAGCAGTCACGTCCGAACCGCAGATACCGCACATTTCCATTTTTATGATTGCCTGTCCTTCTTTCAGCTCCGGCATGGGCAAATCCTTTATCACCAGGTTTCCTGGCTCCGGCAGACATAATACCTGCATGTTTTCAATCCTCCTCATTCTCTCTGATATAGTCAAGTGCATGGGGCATGATGCCCAGGGACCAGCCTCCGTCGGCAAATATCACCTGGCCCACAATGTAGTCCGATTCTTTACAGGCAAGGAAACTGGCCAGACTGGCAATTTCCTCTGTCTTTCCGAAACGTCCGACGGGCGACACGGACAATATGGCCTCCTCATCCAGTATTCCTGATTTAAGGGGCTTTTCCACCATCTCCGTCCGAATCCAGCCCGGAGCAATGGCATTTACCTTGATGTTATACAGGGCCCACTCTGCTCCCAGCTGCTCTGTCAGCAGATTCACAGCTCCCTTTGTGATGCCGTAGGGCACCCGGCCCACATTAATCATCCTGGTGTTTCCGGAGGAGATATTGACAATGCTCCCTCCCCCGTCCCGTCTCATATAAGCTCCCACTGCCTGGCAGCAGAACAGCGGAGCCTTCATGTTGATGTCGATTACCTCGTCCAGCACTTCCTCCGCCAGCTTAAGGGTGGGACAGGGACGGGCCACGCCCGCACAGTTTACCAGTATATCAATATGCCCGTATGTTTCATGTACATAATCCGCCATGGCGAATATCTGCCCTCTGTCCCGCAGATTAATCTGATAAAACTCTGCCGTGGGGCCGATGTCCATGGCAGCCTTTCTGCCCTCTTCCTCCAGCACGTCTGCTATGACCACCCTGGCTCCTTCATCCGCATATCTGGAAGCAATTCCAAACCCGATTCCTCTGGCTCCGCCTGTCACGATGGCTGTCTTTCCATTTAACCGTCCTGATTCCATATCTCTACCACCATTTAATCTTGTCTGTTATATAGTTTCGGTACTCAATAAACCGTGAGGATGTGATATTCCTGGGTCTTGGCAGGTCAATCCGTACCTCCTCCTTTATTTTAGCCGGTTTGTTGCTGAGAATCAGCACGCGCTCCGCCAGATACACGGCTTCCTCTATATTGTGGGTGATGAATACCACCGTGCTCCCCAGCTCCTTCCACAGGCGTATGACCTCATCCTCCAGATAAAATCGCATCTTCACATCCATCTGTCCATAGGGCTCATCCATCAGCAGCAGGTCCGGCTGCATGGCAAAGGAACGTCCGATGATGATTCTCTGCTCCGCTGATACGGACAGCTCACCCGGATACGCCTTCCTGAACTCCCAAAGTCCCATCAGGTCCAGTATCTGAGCCACCCTGCGGTCGATTTCAGCCTTGGGGATTCTCTTAATCTTAAGTCCATAGGCCAGGTTATCCTCCACGGTCAGCCACGGAAGGGCGCTTGGCTCCTGAAACACAAAGGAAATGTTATGCTTGCGTGGGTCCGCAGGGACTCCGTCTATATACAGGTCGCCCTCACTGGGCATATGAATCCTGGTAAGGCAGTTTAAAAACGTGGTCTTTCCGCAGCCTGTAGGCCCCACTACACACACGAACTCGCCTTTGCGGATGTTAAATGACATATTATCCAGCACCAGCAGGTCGCCGAATCGCTTTGTAAGATTCCTGACCTCGACTTTTATGGGCCGGGTATCCTCTCTCTCAGGCATTCTTGTCCTCCTATCCAACCGTTCAGACGGCCCATCCTCTTTCCCGGTTTACCCGCCGTCTGAACTGTTACCATTAAATTGCTAAATCAGTGTTGTCGGAAATAACCGTACGCAGCTTCAGGAATTCCTCGCTTACCATATCCCTTGGCCTCGGTATACTGATGGGATATACCTCCTTTACAGTGGCCGGGCAGTCGCTGAGAAGGATAATTCTGTCTCCCAGATAGCAGGCTTCCTCTATATTGTTGGTGACGAATATGACGGTACGCTTTTCCTTTTCCCAGATTCTTAAGATTTCCTCCTGCATCTGGTACCGGGTCTGGGCATCCAACTGTCCAAAGGGCTCGTCCATGATTAACAGCTTGGGGTCCGCCGCATACGCCCTGGCGATTCCCACCCTCTGCTTCATGCCGCCTGACAGCTGGGTGGGATAGGATTTCTCAAATCCCTTAAGGCCCACCAGCTCTATGTAATGCTGTGCAAGCTCCCTGCGCTGTCCCTTGGACATTCCGCGGAATTTAAGGCCCAGCTCCACATTTTCCATAACCGTCTTAAAGGGCATCAGGGCCAGCTTCTGGAACACCATGCTGATTTCCGGGTTTACGCCCTTCCACTCTCTGCCGTTGTACACAACCGTTCCCCCGGTCTGCTGCTCCAGCCCCGCGATGATATTGAGCAGAACGGTCTTGCCGCAGCGCCCCGGCCCCAGGATTACCAGAAATTCGCCGTCGTTCACATCAAAGCTCACATCTTTTATGGCTGTAAAATATCCCTTGTCGCTGAAAAACGTCTTGGATATCCCATTTATTTCCATTCGTTTGTTTAGTTGTTCCACGGGCACACCACCTTCTCAAGTTTTTGAAGCCCCAGTGACAAAAGGGCGCCAATAATTGCAATGGTTATGACAGAGACAAGTACCAGGGCCATATCGCTTCCCTGCCAGCCTCTGGTCACCAGTGCTCCCAGTCCTTTCCGGGCGCCTAGCATCTCGGCCGCCAGTACCGTTGTCCAGCCTGAGCTGACCGAGGTGCGGATTCCCGCAAAGATGGAGGGCAGGGCAGTGGGGATAACGATATCCGTCAGTATCTGCCTGTTATTTCCGCCAAATACATGGCCTACATCCAAATTAATTTTATCCACCATCTCAATTCCCGTGGAGGTGTTGATGACTAACGGCACAAAGGTTCCGATAAACACCAGCAGTACCTTTGGAAATTCACCGATGCCGAACCACATGATTACAATGGGAATCCAGGCAATGGGCGGAATGGGGCGGATGACCTCAAATATGCTGCCAAAAAATGCCTTGCATTTCTTATTCCATCCAATGAGAATGCCAAAGGAAATACCAAAGGCCCACGCGATAAGCAGTGCCATGAGTACACGCCTTAAGCTGGCCCATGCGTGTCCTGCCAGGGAGGTCTTTGCAATGGGTTTGGTAAATGTTTTCACAAAACGCGCCCATACGTCAGCCGGAGCAGGCATCAGCTCCGGGCGGCTGTCCGAGAACAAGACCCAGCCCACGGCAATCATCAGGATTGCCAATACAGGCAGGCCGTAGTACAGGACGTTTCTCAATGTTTTCTGCTGTTTGCTTG is a window of Enterocloster clostridioformis DNA encoding:
- a CDS encoding zinc-dependent alcohol dehydrogenase; this encodes MQVLCLPEPGNLVIKDLPMPELKEGQAIIKMEMCGICGSDVTAYRGVNPTMRYPINGLGHEGVGVIQEIGENDKGLKPGDRVALEPYVPCNKCHMCAAGRFNNCADLHVCGVHKDGMMSEYFLHPVQLLYKLPDELTFTHAALVEPLTIGLHGAARARVSKGEHCAVFGAGIIGLMAAFACINYGATPILVDVLQKRLDYAKELGVPCTFNSGDGNVEEYLREVTGGKLPEAMIDCTGAPVILENMHNYVCHGGRTALVGWPHDPVRINTVRLMQKEIDVCPSRNSNGKFPEAISLVNEGRVPTDAIITKMIELDQVEDTIKDMIQSPSDYLKVIVNI
- a CDS encoding SDR family NAD(P)-dependent oxidoreductase yields the protein MESGRLNGKTAIVTGGARGIGFGIASRYADEGARVVIADVLEEEGRKAAMDIGPTAEFYQINLRDRGQIFAMADYVHETYGHIDILVNCAGVARPCPTLKLAEEVLDEVIDINMKAPLFCCQAVGAYMRRDGGGSIVNISSGNTRMINVGRVPYGITKGAVNLLTEQLGAEWALYNIKVNAIAPGWIRTEMVEKPLKSGILDEEAILSVSPVGRFGKTEEIASLASFLACKESDYIVGQVIFADGGWSLGIMPHALDYIRENEED
- a CDS encoding ABC transporter ATP-binding protein, producing MPEREDTRPIKVEVRNLTKRFGDLLVLDNMSFNIRKGEFVCVVGPTGCGKTTFLNCLTRIHMPSEGDLYIDGVPADPRKHNISFVFQEPSALPWLTVEDNLAYGLKIKRIPKAEIDRRVAQILDLMGLWEFRKAYPGELSVSAEQRIIIGRSFAMQPDLLLMDEPYGQMDVKMRFYLEDEVIRLWKELGSTVVFITHNIEEAVYLAERVLILSNKPAKIKEEVRIDLPRPRNITSSRFIEYRNYITDKIKWW
- a CDS encoding ABC transporter ATP-binding protein; its protein translation is MEQLNKRMEINGISKTFFSDKGYFTAIKDVSFDVNDGEFLVILGPGRCGKTVLLNIIAGLEQQTGGTVVYNGREWKGVNPEISMVFQKLALMPFKTVMENVELGLKFRGMSKGQRRELAQHYIELVGLKGFEKSYPTQLSGGMKQRVGIARAYAADPKLLIMDEPFGQLDAQTRYQMQEEILRIWEKEKRTVIFVTNNIEEACYLGDRIILLSDCPATVKEVYPISIPRPRDMVSEEFLKLRTVISDNTDLAI
- a CDS encoding ABC transporter permease; this translates as MDVASKQQKTLRNVLYYGLPVLAILMIAVGWVLFSDSRPELMPAPADVWARFVKTFTKPIAKTSLAGHAWASLRRVLMALLIAWAFGISFGILIGWNKKCKAFFGSIFEVIRPIPPIAWIPIVIMWFGIGEFPKVLLVFIGTFVPLVINTSTGIEMVDKINLDVGHVFGGNNRQILTDIVIPTALPSIFAGIRTSVSSGWTTVLAAEMLGARKGLGALVTRGWQGSDMALVLVSVITIAIIGALLSLGLQKLEKVVCPWNN